Genomic window (Rosa chinensis cultivar Old Blush chromosome 6, RchiOBHm-V2, whole genome shotgun sequence):
TGGATAAGTCCTCATTTGTAATTCTACTTTACTAATTTCAATGTAATGAGCCCAATCGTATTTAAATTGCTCATAACACTTTAATTCTCTCAGTCAAAGACAAGTATGATATGCAAATTGAACATCAAAATGAACAGCCAACTTGTACGACTGTTCGTGAATAATCATTTCAAGGGgaaaaagataaagaaacaCTATAAAAGTTGGAGCTTAAGCATCAAATAGCTGGCCAATAACAAACATACAAAAGTGCAACATATTTAGCAGGCATCGACCATCCCAAAAGAAATAATGAAGATGTCTGGCATGACTTCAAACAAGAAGGTAAAGAAGATAAAATCTGTAGCTTAGAATAAATATTCTTCAATCTTCATTTGCTTTGCAATATTTTCATGTATTTTTATttacttcttctctctctttccaaaacctattttcttcttttatcaTGACATTATCCCTTTTGGTGTTGGTAAGTATGGGTTAAATTTAAACTATGAATGATGTGAAGCATAAACATCACTGAAAGATGTTAATTTTATGAATGGTCCCTAGAGTGTCATAGATACTTCAATGTtagaattaaaacaaaataacactTAATCACAAGGCAATGGGCCATTGAATAGGTCAATTGCAGTTTATAAGAATCTAGATATTGCTTGTATAACTTAATCAATCTATGATGCCTATACATTTATACAGTGCAAGTAATACTCTAAGGTCCTACAACTCGAAATGACAAAATCTGCATGACCTTTTTTATACACTGCATTAACCATGTGataataccaaaaaaaatgCTAATGTGTGACAAACTGTGTCTCCTGTAAAACCCAGTTGGTATCTCAttcaaaggggaaaaagaaaaccTCAAAACAGAAATATTAGCAGGAAAAAGATTTTACTCAGTTCTGCTGAATGCAGCCATAACTCTACAAATTATTACAATTTTACAAGCAAAATTTGCAAGCCAAATAAGATAATACCATGGTGCATCAGTGGGAATCTCCTAAATTACCTAGAAGCACCATGGCATATGAATGCACCAGTGCAAAAAGTAAGAAGCTTCAAAAAGGAATTTCTAAATTCCTAACAAACAAAGAACTTGCTTCACTTGAGTAACATACACTGCTAAAGAAGGCATCAATCAAAATCGCATCAAATTAGACTGAGCATCGATTTATTAATTTTACTCAGATGATTACTCTCTAAATCACATCTCCATTCGGATTCAAACGGGCGTTTCACTGATTCACATTAAAGCAACTGAATTCAAACTAGCTTTCGAAATTCACACACGCATTCCCTATTCACCAATTCACTAACATTACAACTACTCAAACTCCAACAAACATAAACCGGCATTTGCAAAATCAATAGTAGAAAAGCTACCTACCATTCCTTTAAGCTCCTTCGGAACCTTGACCATATTCTCCACATTCCCAACTGCATTTGCCACAGACGCAAACAACGGCTCCGTCACCATCGCCATGGCATTCTTGTTCTCATCTAAAGCCTGCACCACGTGCACCACCCCGGGGTGCCTCAGCCGCACCAGCCTCGCCGCATCGGCCCTAATGATATCCAAAAACGCATCCTCCGCCGCCTTGGACAGCCCGGCCCGCACACGCGCCTCCGAGAGAGCCTTCTTATCCAGCACCCAGACGCAGACAGTGGGATACTGATGTTGGCCTCCGCGCGCGGCCTTGGCGGAGTAGAGTTTCCAGACGAGGGCGGGTCCGGCGGAGCCGATCTGGTCGAAGAGCTCGTAGTCCTGAAGAGGCTTGGGCCCGGCGACTTCCTGGACCGTCGTCTGTACCGTCTTCTCGATGACCGCGCCGGCCTTGGCCAGGGCTTGCTGTAGGGTCTTCATGTTCAGAGACATATTGAATTCAATGGGAATTGCAATGTGTTTGATACAAATtgaatagaaaaaaaaagagaattggTGTCTGTGTTTGTTTGTATAGAGGTGTATAGGGAATTCTAGGGTTTTAGATTGAgaataaggaagagagagaaggaggaggagggaggGAATTGAGGTCAGATCATCGGTGCTTTGCTTTTGTTCCTTCTCTCCAGTTGTCTGTGACTCTTGTCTCTCTTCTCTggcttcgtttttttttttttttttttttctgagaatgcTCTTGTGTGGcttctttaatttttaaatttaaataatttgggttgaattttaaATATAGTTTAATTAGTTTTGGTCTTTAATTCTCTCTCCGTGCAGTTTGGTGCTGGTTTCCGTTGGCTTTTCTTtaataatttttccttttctgggtGTGATCTGAATGAGAGTCGTGGCGGCTGACTTGGATAGTCGGTGGATCAGACCTGGGCTTTGCTGTCAAGTCTCTTTAGTCCAGCTTTAGCAGTAGAATTGTGATCATAAATCCGTTAGCCCATTAATGGAATAGCCCAACACATCACACTTGCATGCAGATGCTTTGTTGTTTGTGTATGATAATCAGGGCTTGAGCCTTGAGGCCTTATTGGGTTCTCACCATGAGAAAAACCCTCTACACCTCAAGTTTTTGCTCTAATATCGCCTTATCACGCTCTTCCTTGCTTCCACACCAAAATCTCAATCTCGTACACTTACATAGGCACGACCTTTCTATCTCTCTATTGTGGTCACTTGTGAGACTCATTTTGTGATTCTATTTTCATAAGTTTATCTTTCTAGTAATGCAAAATGTGGATCGATTAAATGTTTGGATAAACAAATAGATGAAGAAAATGATGATTATTTGAAGTTAATTTAGGTACTAACTGCTTCATCTCATCCATAGAGCTGATGGACTCCATCCCGCCAACCCAATTTAGGTAATGAAGATTTTGCCGTGGGCATAGAGATTGATGCAATTTTAGTTTGCAGTGGCACTAAATGATGATGAGGTTCTCTTTGAGAGTGATTGTATGCAGCTTGTTGATGCTATTAATGTGACATAGGAGGATGATTCCATGTGGAGTTTCTTGTTGTAAGAGGTTAGGTTTACTTCTGTCTCATTATCTAAAggagagtgaaattcacactcccagAGTCCCAAATTTGTAATCCACACTCCATTACTTTTCTAATTAAAGTTCTCATAACAATACAAACTTTAAGCTactaaagacaaaatttaagtaatcgaaaaagaaaaaatgaagtgTGAATTATAAAACGAAAAGTgaaaatttcactccccttccCCTTGCCCAAATTCAGTGTTTCTCATGTAAGCCGCGGAGCTAATAGCGTAGGCCCTAGTTTAGCACATGCTGCTGTGGATAATCATTTTAGCTATTTTTGGTATTTGTATGTTCCCAAATTCTTAAGAGATGTCCTCTTGGACAATCTTAATGCTGGTTCCACCCTGTGTCTAATGTCAAAGCCGCCCTGTCTGACCAAACCCTGCAGCTGCCATTAATCCCAGCTCTCACTCCCACACACCGCACTGACACCACTTCATCCAACTTGTCATATCCAACTTTCTACTTAATTTTTCGGTCAATTCATGCTTAGCTGCTTCGGCCCTCCTCTTCTTTCACTATATGAACCCCCTCTcacctcttctccttcttcacactCCACAATCTCACAAAACCAAACACCATGAAGCACCACCACctctccctcctcctcctcttcttcgcCCTCACCCTCCGCTCCCTCACCCCCACCTCCGCCGCCTGCCACGTCGACGACGAAACCGGCCTGCTCGCCTTCAAGTTAGGCATCACAGCCGACCCCTCCAACATGCTCAGCCCATGGAAAAAGGGCACAATCTGCTGCATGTGGTACGGCGTAACCTGCAACAGCAACAACCGGGTCAGAATGCTGTACCTCACGGGCCAACCCGACAAGCCCAACTCCTCCTTATCCGGTAcaatctctccctccctctcaaAGCTCAAATTCCTAGACCGCATCTATCTCCAGGACCTCAGAAACCTCACGGGTCCTTTCCCGGTTTGCCTCTTCCAGCTCCCCAATCTCAAATACGTCTACATCGAAAACAGCAAGCTCTCGGGTCGGATACCCGATTCCGTCGGTAACTTGACCCAGCTCCAGGCCCTCAGTTTCTACTACAACCGGTTCACCGGTCCAATCCCGAGTTCAATATCCAGGTTGACTCAGCTGGTTCAGCTCAAACTCGGCGGCAACCTTTTAACCGGGTCCATTCCCACCGGCATCAAAAACCTCAACAAGCTCACCTATCTGACTCTCGAGCGAAACGGGTTGTCGGGTCCCCTACCCGACTTCTTTGCCTCTTTTCCAGAGCTCCGAATTCTCAATCTTACCCGCAATAAATTTACCGGGAAAATCCCAGCTTCAATCTCCGCTTTGGCGCCAAAATTGCTCTACCTTGAGCTTGGTCACAATGCCTTGACCGGTCAAATCCCAGCATTTCTAGGAAACTTCAAGGCCCTTGATACCCTTGATCTTGGTTACAATAAATTAACAGGCACTGTGCCTCAGACACTTGCCAATTTGACCAAGATCTTCAATCTCGATCTTTCTCATAATCAACTTGTGGATCCATTCCCACAGCTGAATGTGAAAGGCATTGAGTCACTTGATCTATCTTACAACAAGTTCCATCTGAATGAGATTCCGAAATGGGTTACTTCTTCGCCGATCATTTACTCTCTGAAGCTTGCGAATTGCGGGATTAAGCTGAAGCTGGAAGACTGGAAGCCTGCGCAGACCTATTACTATGACTACATTGATTTGTCGGGGAATCAGATTACGGGTAGTCCGGTTGGGTTGTTGAACAAGACTGATTTCTTGGTGGGTTTTTGGGCTTCCGGAAACAAGTTGAAGTTTAATCTGGAGAGTTTGAGGATTGTGCAAACATTGAAGGACTTAGACGTGTCCAGGAATTTGGTTTTCGGGAAGGTGCCTAAGACAGTGTCTGGGCTTGACAGATTGAACGTGAGCTATAATCATCTGTGTGGACAGCTTCCGGCCACCAAGTTTCCGGCTTCAGCATTTTTGGGGAACGATTGTCTCTGCGGTTCTCCACTTGCTGCATGTAAAAAGGTCTAGCTACCAAGTCAGAACAGCGTCATTCGCATGTGTTAGTAGTATTGCTGTTGGTGACTAAAAGCACTAGAAGCTTGGAGGAAATAAAAGAGCATGGAGTGATGAGTTGGGATCATTTTACTTGATcttagaagaaggaaaaaagcaaTGCATCTTTCTTTATCTTCTATGTTCTGCAGAGTTTATGTTTGTAGAAATGATAAAAGGCAACGAAATACTTTCCTGTTATGGTAACAGGATTATTTTCCGTAAGAGTCCTACCCTCTATATTTGGCAATTAGCACACGACGTCTTCTAGGATAAGTGAAACAATGCATGAGTTACCAGCAAATGAAATCCACTCTTACCAATTGTCATTTCCCTGGTCAGCTGCCAGTCGAATATTGGCTTTGACGTGCCATGGGAAACTAATAACCGCACCACCATGCtataagaaaacagaaaacctGGTAAAGGAGCAGCACATCCAGCAAGTAGGCCGAGAGATCAAGAACAAGACTTGTGCCAAACAACTGCTATCATGGTGCACAGGATTACCAATAATCTCCACGAGTGCATATACCATTAGTAAAATGATGGAACCGCTTAGAATCTCGAATTATGATAGTTCGCTTCTCAATCAATGATATGAACTTTGCAGCGCCGTGACAGACACCAAAAATTCGAAGGTTCATGGTAATAATCATTGGCATGCCAGCATTAATCACCAAAAGCCCAAATGCAATGGCTAATTTCTCACTGTGCTTACTGATCATATCTTCTTTCACTGCCTCTTCAACATCATGTAGAATAATTCAGTTCGAGACACAAATCCAGCCTTCCGGATC
Coding sequences:
- the LOC112173618 gene encoding MDIS1-interacting receptor like kinase 2; the protein is MKHHHLSLLLLFFALTLRSLTPTSAACHVDDETGLLAFKLGITADPSNMLSPWKKGTICCMWYGVTCNSNNRVRMLYLTGQPDKPNSSLSGTISPSLSKLKFLDRIYLQDLRNLTGPFPVCLFQLPNLKYVYIENSKLSGRIPDSVGNLTQLQALSFYYNRFTGPIPSSISRLTQLVQLKLGGNLLTGSIPTGIKNLNKLTYLTLERNGLSGPLPDFFASFPELRILNLTRNKFTGKIPASISALAPKLLYLELGHNALTGQIPAFLGNFKALDTLDLGYNKLTGTVPQTLANLTKIFNLDLSHNQLVDPFPQLNVKGIESLDLSYNKFHLNEIPKWVTSSPIIYSLKLANCGIKLKLEDWKPAQTYYYDYIDLSGNQITGSPVGLLNKTDFLVGFWASGNKLKFNLESLRIVQTLKDLDVSRNLVFGKVPKTVSGLDRLNVSYNHLCGQLPATKFPASAFLGNDCLCGSPLAACKKV